A part of Paenibacillus donghaensis genomic DNA contains:
- a CDS encoding BglG family transcription antiterminator, whose protein sequence is MREFTIVNILYNRKVSVRMNELVTEVGMSERTIRDVIRSLDKTGEANGFEVRMIRGQGYLLEISDETRFSKYLEKGLLQLDQVDLDNKQSRQQYLLFYLLQNDGYQSMDNMSEEIGISRSTMISDLKEVEQRLAAFKLTLSRRAHYGIMIEGDEQDFRKAFSYFILQSGHTLQHTEDFHAFGEVFEGEQLKRFLLQILKEKELKISDVFLDNILTHLFILLYRVSKHNFIVSGQAMQAKPEPLYQDIAGRIADYIASHYQIKLPADEIDYLALHISGKTIMERMSDETKSHLRDGITSILKQLDREFLTGFTDDDALREALLLHMFPLLNRLYYNLQLGNPLVEDVYSQYANVFVISFRFAEIIEEQYGFRMSRDEAGYVALHFATHLERMQQRNLEKFKRIAVICSTGAGSAQLIRLKLEAVFPKASVITASITEVEEISSKPVDLILSTVPLATEIKEKPVIHIKQLLDDQEIQRIKEILSLQINRTQPSYKLMDFKDLFRRELFHLSGPNDYTELLNQRCREIVDNHYAAEDFPKQVLLREHKFTTIYKNGVAGPHPMRMSAIRDCISVTVLKKPLIYEGKPVQLIFLINLGPGQLFLHKEISKLLLVLMEKEDSRSRLLNVNSYEQFMNEIENLL, encoded by the coding sequence GTGAGAGAGTTTACCATAGTAAATATTCTATATAACCGTAAAGTTTCTGTACGTATGAACGAGCTCGTAACCGAAGTAGGAATGTCCGAGAGGACTATCCGCGACGTGATACGTTCGCTCGACAAGACAGGAGAAGCGAATGGCTTCGAGGTACGTATGATCCGCGGACAGGGTTATCTGCTGGAGATCAGCGACGAGACCCGGTTCAGCAAATACCTGGAGAAGGGGCTACTTCAGCTGGATCAGGTGGATCTCGACAACAAGCAGTCGCGGCAGCAGTATTTGCTGTTCTATCTGCTGCAGAACGACGGCTATCAGTCCATGGATAACATGTCGGAAGAGATCGGCATCAGCCGCTCCACTATGATCTCCGATCTGAAGGAAGTGGAGCAGCGGCTGGCCGCTTTCAAGCTCACCCTCTCCCGCCGCGCCCATTATGGAATTATGATCGAGGGGGATGAACAGGATTTCCGCAAGGCATTCTCCTACTTTATTCTCCAATCCGGCCATACGCTGCAGCACACGGAGGATTTCCATGCTTTTGGGGAGGTGTTTGAGGGGGAGCAGCTTAAGAGGTTCTTGCTGCAAATTCTCAAGGAAAAAGAATTAAAAATTTCCGATGTGTTCCTGGATAATATCTTGACCCATCTGTTCATTCTCCTGTATCGCGTCTCCAAGCACAACTTCATTGTGTCTGGACAAGCCATGCAGGCTAAGCCTGAGCCACTGTACCAGGATATCGCCGGGAGAATTGCGGATTATATAGCCTCCCACTATCAGATCAAGCTGCCTGCAGATGAGATCGATTATCTGGCGCTGCACATTTCCGGAAAGACCATTATGGAGCGTATGTCGGACGAGACCAAATCACATCTGCGGGATGGGATCACCTCTATTCTGAAGCAGCTGGACCGCGAGTTCCTGACGGGCTTTACCGACGATGATGCGCTGCGCGAAGCGCTTTTGCTGCACATGTTCCCGCTGCTGAACCGGCTGTATTACAACCTCCAGCTGGGCAATCCCTTAGTGGAGGATGTGTACAGCCAATATGCCAATGTGTTCGTGATCTCGTTCCGCTTCGCGGAGATTATTGAAGAGCAGTATGGTTTCCGGATGTCACGGGATGAGGCGGGGTATGTCGCTCTGCATTTTGCCACCCATCTGGAACGGATGCAGCAGCGCAATCTGGAGAAGTTCAAGCGGATTGCCGTAATCTGCTCGACGGGAGCGGGCAGTGCACAGTTAATCCGATTGAAGCTGGAGGCTGTGTTTCCCAAAGCGTCGGTGATTACGGCTTCTATCACGGAGGTGGAGGAGATCAGCAGCAAGCCTGTGGATCTGATTCTCTCCACCGTGCCGCTGGCCACGGAGATTAAGGAAAAACCGGTCATCCACATCAAACAGCTGCTGGATGATCAGGAGATCCAGCGGATCAAAGAAATTCTATCGCTGCAGATCAATCGCACGCAGCCGTCCTACAAGCTAATGGATTTCAAGGATCTGTTCCGCAGAGAGCTGTTTCATCTGTCCGGTCCCAATGACTACACAGAACTCCTGAATCAACGCTGCCGGGAAATCGTGGACAATCATTATGCGGCCGAGGATTTCCCCAAGCAGGTACTGCTAAGGGAACATAAATTCACCACTATTTACAAAAATGGCGTAGCAGGTCCCCATCCGATGCGAATGAGTGCGATCCGCGATTGCATCAGCGTTACAGTGTTGAAGAAACCACTGATCTATGAGGGCAAGCCCGTGCAGCTGATTTTCCTGATCAATCTGGGGCCGGGGCAACTATTCCTGCACAAGGAGATCAGCAAGCTGCTGTTGGTCCTGATGGAGAAGGAAGACAGCCGCAGCCGGCTGCTGAACGTGAACAGCTATGAACAATTTATGAATGAGATAGAGAACCTACTATAA
- a CDS encoding PTS lactose/cellobiose transporter subunit IIA produces the protein MDYEQTIMQIIASSGEARSLSLKAIRTARTGNLEEAGELIKNAKVSLTKAHKVQTGLIQAEGRGEKTEITLLMIHAQDHLMNALTVRELAVELIEEIKERLALEQQLKGTVN, from the coding sequence ATGGATTATGAACAAACGATTATGCAAATTATTGCCAGCAGTGGAGAGGCTAGAAGCCTCAGCCTAAAAGCGATACGGACCGCGCGCACCGGAAACCTGGAAGAAGCAGGCGAGTTGATCAAGAACGCCAAGGTCAGCCTGACCAAAGCGCATAAAGTGCAAACCGGACTGATCCAGGCCGAAGGACGGGGCGAGAAGACGGAAATTACGCTGCTGATGATTCACGCGCAGGACCATTTAATGAATGCCCTGACGGTCAGAGAGCTGGCTGTGGAACTGATCGAGGAAATCAAGGAACGCCTAGCACTCGAACAACAATTGAAAGGAACGGTGAACTAA
- a CDS encoding PTS sugar transporter subunit IIB: MKKILLACAGGFSTSMLVERMKEAARTQGIEVVIDAVAESDIADQTPFDIIMLGPQMGHAEGDLAAEYANIPVTTIDMLDYGMMDGAKVLSTALELMEKGA, translated from the coding sequence ATGAAAAAAATACTGCTCGCCTGTGCAGGCGGATTCTCAACAAGCATGTTGGTGGAACGGATGAAGGAAGCGGCACGGACGCAAGGGATTGAGGTTGTTATCGATGCGGTGGCGGAGAGTGATATTGCCGATCAGACGCCTTTTGACATTATTATGCTTGGACCGCAAATGGGGCACGCTGAAGGCGATCTAGCCGCAGAATATGCGAACATTCCGGTAACTACGATTGACATGCTGGACTACGGCATGATGGATGGGGCCAAGGTGCTGAGTACAGCGCTTGAACTAATGGAGAAGGGGGCTTAG
- a CDS encoding PTS sugar transporter subunit IIC → MAAGGVEWRAKIQKVSTKIQKNTYISAISNGLMALMPILILGAIFSLINALKLEPYQNFLESTGLKTYTSIPATITTDLIALYAVFSIAYNFATQHKQQGFSAGILALMSFLLVTPKGLLEDGVTKAFGYSWLGAKGLFVAIILALIVGKIYTFVLEKKFYIKMPKGVPPTVEKSFAALTPGFIIAVLVLVLTAIFGATKYGNMHEFVFSIIQLPLTSLGGTWWAMLICIFVIHLLWFFGVHGTLVVYSVVGPIWVALGLENLDAYQRGVEGTHIIGSPFFPVYVLIGGAGATLGLIIAMLFAKSTRYKTLGKLAIVPSLIGVNEPVIFGMPLVLNVRFMIPFIVTPLVSSGLAILLTTLGILPVLHGIQVPLGIPVLVNGWMNGGWRVSAFQLVMIGASFLIYYPFFKKADAEALEQEQQAEIKAAATAAAN, encoded by the coding sequence ATGGCAGCAGGCGGCGTAGAATGGAGAGCCAAGATCCAGAAAGTCAGCACAAAAATTCAGAAAAATACGTATATCAGCGCTATTTCCAATGGTTTAATGGCTTTGATGCCCATTTTGATTCTAGGCGCTATTTTTTCCCTGATCAATGCACTCAAGCTGGAGCCTTACCAGAATTTCCTGGAAAGCACGGGACTCAAAACTTATACTTCAATTCCAGCAACCATAACCACCGATTTAATTGCACTCTACGCGGTGTTCTCCATCGCATACAATTTCGCTACCCAGCATAAGCAGCAAGGCTTCTCAGCAGGGATCCTGGCTCTGATGAGCTTCCTGCTGGTCACCCCGAAGGGGCTGCTCGAAGACGGCGTGACCAAAGCGTTCGGATACTCCTGGCTCGGAGCCAAGGGATTGTTCGTCGCAATTATCCTGGCCTTGATTGTAGGTAAGATCTATACCTTCGTCCTGGAAAAGAAGTTCTATATTAAAATGCCGAAGGGTGTTCCGCCGACGGTGGAGAAATCTTTTGCCGCCCTTACGCCAGGCTTCATCATAGCCGTTCTGGTGCTGGTGCTTACGGCGATCTTCGGTGCTACAAAATATGGAAATATGCACGAGTTCGTCTTCTCGATTATCCAGCTGCCACTGACCAGTCTGGGCGGTACCTGGTGGGCCATGCTGATCTGTATCTTCGTGATTCACCTGCTGTGGTTCTTCGGGGTTCACGGCACCCTGGTGGTGTACTCCGTGGTTGGCCCCATCTGGGTTGCTCTAGGGCTTGAGAATCTGGACGCCTACCAAAGAGGCGTGGAAGGCACGCATATCATCGGCTCGCCGTTCTTCCCGGTCTATGTGCTGATCGGCGGTGCAGGCGCAACGCTGGGTCTGATTATCGCGATGCTGTTCGCCAAATCCACCCGATATAAGACGCTCGGCAAGCTGGCGATTGTCCCCAGCCTGATCGGCGTCAATGAGCCGGTGATCTTCGGAATGCCGCTGGTGCTGAATGTGCGGTTTATGATTCCTTTCATCGTAACGCCGCTGGTCAGCAGCGGTCTGGCCATTCTCCTGACGACACTGGGCATCCTCCCCGTGCTGCACGGGATTCAGGTACCGCTGGGCATTCCGGTGCTGGTCAATGGCTGGATGAATGGCGGCTGGCGCGTAAGCGCGTTCCAATTGGTCATGATTGGTGCAAGCTTCCTGATCTACTATCCGTTCTTCAAGAAAGCCGATGCCGAAGCGCTGGAGCAGGAGCAGCAGGCTGAAATCAAAGCGGCTGCAACCGCTGCGGCCAACTAA
- a CDS encoding glycoside hydrolase family 1 protein: protein MTHRFPENFLWGGAVAANQVEGAYNQDGKGLSTADVVKYCPPEERQSLEQLLSMSGQQLEEAIQDGDQGKYPKRRGIDFYHRYKEDIALFAEMGFKVFRLSISWPRIYPNGDETVPNEAGLRFYDDVFDELRKYNIEPLVTISHYEMPVHLVTQYNGWESRELVELFVRYADTVFTRYRDKVKYWLTFNEINCTLKAPFLGAGIILDGKPNEKQVAFQALHHQFVASALAVKRGREINPQFQIGCMLARKLLYPYSSHPGDVLKAQAENQMAQFCSDVQVRGYYPSYIRRHLEQHRVTIEMQQGDEAVLRDNRVDFLSFSYYMSSVVSVDESITAKTEGNLSSGLKNPFLKTSDWGWQIDPTGLRVVLKEMHDRYQIPLFVVENGLGAADVLEPDGTIRDQYRIEYLAQHIEQMAEAIADGVELMGYASWGCIDLISASTSEMRKRYGYIYVDQDDGGNGTLQRIRKNSFYWYQKVIASGGTDLSY, encoded by the coding sequence ATGACTCATCGATTTCCGGAAAACTTCCTGTGGGGCGGCGCGGTAGCCGCCAATCAGGTCGAAGGTGCATATAACCAAGACGGCAAGGGCTTGTCCACTGCCGATGTGGTTAAATATTGCCCACCCGAAGAACGGCAGAGCCTGGAGCAGCTCTTGTCCATGTCTGGCCAGCAGCTGGAGGAGGCCATACAGGACGGGGATCAGGGGAAATACCCCAAACGCAGGGGCATTGATTTCTATCACCGCTACAAGGAAGATATCGCCCTGTTCGCCGAGATGGGCTTCAAGGTATTCCGTCTATCCATCTCGTGGCCGCGTATTTATCCGAACGGCGATGAGACGGTGCCCAACGAGGCAGGACTGCGCTTCTACGATGATGTGTTCGATGAGCTGCGCAAATATAATATTGAGCCGCTCGTTACGATATCCCATTATGAAATGCCTGTGCATCTGGTGACCCAATACAACGGCTGGGAATCAAGGGAGCTGGTGGAGCTGTTTGTCCGTTATGCGGATACCGTATTCACCCGTTACCGGGACAAGGTGAAATATTGGCTGACCTTTAACGAAATTAATTGTACGCTCAAGGCACCCTTTCTGGGCGCAGGGATTATTCTGGACGGCAAGCCCAATGAGAAGCAGGTAGCATTTCAAGCCCTTCACCACCAGTTTGTTGCCAGCGCGCTCGCAGTTAAGCGGGGGCGGGAGATTAATCCGCAATTCCAAATCGGCTGCATGCTGGCCCGCAAGCTGCTGTATCCGTACTCGTCCCATCCGGGCGATGTACTGAAAGCGCAGGCGGAGAACCAAATGGCCCAGTTCTGTTCCGATGTCCAGGTGAGGGGTTATTATCCTTCCTATATCCGCCGGCATTTGGAGCAGCACAGGGTGACCATTGAGATGCAGCAAGGGGACGAAGCTGTGCTGCGGGATAACCGCGTAGACTTCCTCTCCTTCAGTTACTACATGTCCTCGGTAGTCAGTGTAGATGAGAGCATCACGGCCAAGACGGAAGGCAATCTGTCCTCGGGACTGAAGAATCCCTTCCTGAAGACTTCGGACTGGGGCTGGCAGATCGATCCAACCGGACTGCGGGTCGTGCTGAAGGAGATGCATGACCGCTACCAGATTCCCCTGTTTGTGGTGGAGAATGGGCTGGGTGCTGCGGATGTGCTCGAACCGGATGGCACCATCCGGGATCAATACCGGATAGAGTACCTGGCGCAGCATATCGAGCAGATGGCTGAAGCCATTGCCGACGGCGTGGAGCTGATGGGTTACGCCAGCTGGGGCTGCATCGATCTGATCTCTGCCTCCACTTCGGAGATGCGCAAACGATACGGCTACATCTATGTCGATCAGGATGACGGGGGCAATGGAACCCTTCAGCGTATCCGCAAGAACAGCTTCTACTGGTACCAGAAGGTCATTGCTTCGGGCGGTACAGATTTAAGCTATTAG
- a CDS encoding DUF1036 domain-containing protein, whose protein sequence is MGFYVQNNTPNVIWVAVGHYDPDCSPTTYVKEGWYRIVPGRRSLIVTGTAANQRFYIYGYDNFNNIWGGNFNTYVPSTVFTMCWVERCQGAGCRRVGFNEVIVGNSQNYTLTLTNRAQGTAKSRNTMVSRKGAAKFKLGRLSIKKSPGKLGKLGRVIRPLRSK, encoded by the coding sequence ATGGGTTTTTATGTTCAGAACAATACACCTAACGTCATATGGGTTGCTGTTGGTCACTATGATCCTGATTGTAGCCCTACCACTTATGTTAAAGAGGGTTGGTACAGAATAGTTCCAGGCAGGCGTTCCCTTATTGTCACTGGAACAGCAGCCAATCAAAGATTTTATATCTATGGGTATGACAATTTCAATAATATATGGGGTGGAAATTTCAACACCTATGTTCCTAGTACAGTCTTCACAATGTGTTGGGTAGAACGATGCCAAGGCGCAGGCTGTAGAAGAGTTGGTTTCAATGAGGTTATTGTTGGGAATTCTCAGAATTATACATTAACTCTTACGAATAGAGCCCAAGGTACAGCGAAGTCAAGAAATACTATGGTATCGAGAAAAGGAGCTGCAAAATTTAAATTAGGTAGACTCAGCATTAAAAAGTCACCCGGTAAGTTAGGTAAGTTAGGTAGAGTTATTAGACCATTACGTAGCAAATAG
- a CDS encoding GntR family transcriptional regulator, with translation MFIELDLQSETPIYAQLVDQIVEGIASGALQPGDPLPSVRRLAEDLGINLHTVNKSYNLLKQEGFLQVHRKKGVIVQPDGMPGVTEAFEEMLRRQLRSLAAAAAVRGMSEETFAQESRSVYRNTITNRGGEQH, from the coding sequence ATGTTCATAGAGCTCGATCTGCAATCGGAAACCCCGATTTACGCACAACTGGTTGACCAAATCGTCGAAGGGATCGCCTCCGGTGCCTTGCAGCCGGGGGACCCGCTTCCTTCAGTCCGACGCTTGGCGGAGGACTTGGGGATCAATCTCCATACCGTCAACAAGTCCTACAATTTGCTCAAGCAAGAGGGCTTTCTTCAAGTACACCGGAAAAAGGGCGTTATCGTTCAGCCTGACGGGATGCCCGGCGTGACTGAGGCCTTCGAGGAGATGCTCCGGCGGCAGCTGCGGTCTCTTGCGGCAGCAGCTGCGGTACGAGGCATGTCGGAGGAGACATTCGCGCAGGAGAGCAGGTCGGTGTACCGGAATACCATTACAAATCGCGGAGGTGAACAGCATTGA
- a CDS encoding serine hydrolase, giving the protein MMKSRWIMVALVAMCLLLSSWDDNTALAEMQKIEAALNTSKVIESSAIQLTMLAAATDMPSNEAEITYEGTRKAAKEKADLLTNTYGTNSVQYAIIDHGNIVVAGQSGKNDEQGQKPLTKDTMYGIGSTSKMFITVAVMQLGDQGKISLDTPVVQYIPEFKMKDERYKQITPRMLLNHSSGLNGSSITNAVLFEDNDTYAYDTLLKQLAAQTLKADPGAYSVYCNDGFTLAEILVERVSGMDFTSYIHRYITGPMDMANTKTPLDSPDTAKMAGLYYPAYTGQLPNETFNLIGAGGIYSTAEDLVRFSQIFTGEAEEVLSGKSVSAMAQDEYKTPLWPDDADSSMEYGLGWDSVNLYPFSEYGMKALTKGGDTLLYHSSLVVLPGQGMAAAVVSSGGSSVYNELLANEILLQALKEKGTIAEFKPEKSYGVPVKADMPESMLQYSGVYGATSATIKIDITKAGLMSITSEQSPGNPAQIFGYSADGTFRSAYGNTVISFVKEENGRTYLWIRQYASLPGFGQKAISEYNAEKLQPQDLSAETTEAWIQRDGKKYYLLNEKYTSLVYLLLPPVQLNVSKQLPGYVLDKRITDPDTAVSELQIPGRSGRDLSGYTFFTQDGIEYLDIGGSILVNEDAVKPIYVAKKSIVTIPSSGYARWYTISDKDGGKTVKVRMSSNASFAVYNAKGTCIYFSVIGGKDKVELPAGGSIVFAGDAGTKFEISAQ; this is encoded by the coding sequence ATGATGAAAAGCCGATGGATAATGGTAGCTCTGGTAGCTATGTGTCTGCTGCTAAGCTCCTGGGACGACAACACAGCACTGGCAGAGATGCAGAAGATAGAAGCGGCACTGAATACATCTAAGGTGATCGAGTCAAGCGCTATACAGTTAACCATGCTAGCGGCAGCAACGGACATGCCTTCGAACGAGGCTGAGATAACCTACGAAGGAACCCGGAAAGCTGCAAAGGAGAAGGCTGATCTCCTCACAAATACTTACGGCACGAACAGCGTGCAATACGCCATTATCGATCATGGCAACATCGTCGTAGCCGGCCAATCCGGCAAGAATGATGAGCAGGGACAGAAGCCGCTCACGAAAGACACGATGTACGGGATCGGCTCGACGAGTAAAATGTTTATCACGGTTGCCGTCATGCAGTTGGGCGACCAAGGGAAAATCAGTCTCGATACGCCTGTCGTCCAGTATATCCCCGAGTTTAAGATGAAGGATGAACGCTACAAGCAGATTACGCCGCGCATGCTGCTGAATCATTCTTCCGGTCTGAACGGATCGTCGATAACGAACGCCGTTTTATTTGAAGATAATGATACTTACGCCTACGACACACTGCTTAAGCAACTCGCCGCCCAGACCTTAAAGGCGGACCCGGGTGCTTATTCGGTTTACTGCAATGACGGATTTACGCTGGCCGAGATTCTGGTCGAGCGGGTCAGCGGCATGGATTTCACCTCGTATATCCACCGGTATATTACAGGACCTATGGATATGGCCAATACGAAGACACCGCTCGATTCTCCAGACACAGCGAAGATGGCGGGACTCTATTATCCTGCCTACACAGGACAACTTCCCAACGAGACATTCAACTTGATCGGAGCGGGAGGCATTTATTCCACGGCGGAGGATTTGGTCCGATTCTCGCAAATTTTCACGGGGGAAGCGGAAGAAGTCTTATCCGGTAAATCGGTTTCAGCCATGGCGCAAGACGAATACAAGACACCTTTGTGGCCTGACGATGCGGACAGTTCAATGGAATACGGTCTCGGCTGGGACAGTGTCAATCTGTATCCCTTCAGCGAATATGGGATGAAGGCGCTAACCAAAGGCGGTGACACGCTTCTCTATCACTCATCGCTCGTTGTCCTTCCTGGGCAAGGCATGGCGGCAGCTGTCGTATCTTCTGGCGGGAGCAGTGTGTATAACGAGCTTCTGGCGAATGAAATTCTGCTTCAGGCGCTGAAGGAGAAGGGGACAATTGCTGAATTCAAGCCTGAAAAGTCGTACGGTGTACCGGTAAAGGCCGATATGCCGGAGTCCATGCTGCAGTATTCGGGAGTCTATGGTGCGACGAGTGCAACGATAAAAATCGATATTACCAAAGCCGGCCTCATGTCCATCACTTCGGAGCAGTCGCCTGGTAATCCAGCCCAGATCTTCGGGTATTCGGCGGACGGCACGTTCCGGAGTGCGTATGGGAATACGGTGATTAGCTTCGTGAAGGAGGAGAACGGTCGCACTTACTTATGGATTCGTCAATACGCTTCGTTGCCTGGTTTTGGGCAGAAGGCTATATCAGAGTACAATGCCGAGAAGCTCCAGCCCCAAGATCTTTCGGCAGAGACCACAGAAGCATGGATTCAGCGAGACGGCAAGAAGTATTATCTGCTGAATGAGAAGTATACGTCGCTCGTATATTTGCTGTTGCCGCCCGTCCAATTAAATGTGTCGAAACAATTGCCGGGGTACGTGTTGGATAAGCGGATAACCGACCCGGATACGGCCGTCTCCGAATTGCAAATTCCGGGAAGGAGCGGGCGGGATCTGTCAGGTTATACGTTCTTTACACAGGACGGAATTGAGTACCTGGATATTGGTGGAAGCATCTTAGTGAACGAGGACGCCGTGAAGCCAATCTACGTCGCTAAGAAGTCAATCGTTACGATTCCGTCGAGCGGATACGCCCGGTGGTATACGATAAGCGACAAAGACGGGGGCAAGACCGTTAAGGTGAGAATGTCCTCGAACGCCTCCTTCGCCGTTTATAATGCGAAGGGAACATGCATCTACTTCAGTGTCATCGGAGGCAAGGATAAGGTTGAACTGCCCGCGGGAGGATCGATTGTTTTCGCCGGAGATGCCGGCACGAAGTTCGAGATTTCCGCGCAGTAA
- a CDS encoding YojF family protein — protein sequence MLPLHPQDIQFRLDRLAGQDLYLHLELTTGAYATHLDSTRPSGSAFISNAIVHYTHGSISGTAPYRVGLKTADGWVYAEGLTHVDEKETERLIMAGHDSQGKLIVALQLSREKF from the coding sequence ATGCTGCCGTTACACCCGCAAGATATCCAATTCCGGCTCGATCGCCTCGCCGGTCAGGACCTTTATCTACACCTTGAACTCACGACAGGTGCCTACGCTACCCACTTGGACAGCACCCGACCCTCAGGGTCGGCGTTCATTTCCAATGCGATCGTCCACTATACGCACGGCTCCATCTCCGGCACGGCTCCATACCGGGTCGGCCTTAAGACAGCAGACGGCTGGGTTTATGCCGAAGGTCTTACACACGTGGATGAGAAGGAAACCGAACGGCTAATCATGGCTGGACACGACAGTCAAGGGAAGCTAATCGTGGCCTTGCAACTGAGCCGGGAGAAGTTCTGA
- the bshB2 gene encoding bacillithiol biosynthesis deacetylase BshB2, with amino-acid sequence MRAEDQVAMNSKQTQHERILVVFPHPDDEAFVAAGTLAMYIEGGAQVTYACLTLGEMGRNMGIPPFANRVSLPAIRKEELAASCLAIGIQDLRMLGFHDKMIEFEDQQRLDSMILGLLKELTPSLVITFYPRYSVHPDHDATGVAVARTIGQLTVAERPLVHCIAFASNHEKVIGKADVTVDVTSFLAKKMASIRSHRSQFQAAELVGNRELTDEEIRNRFGTEQFWTYRFD; translated from the coding sequence ATGAGAGCAGAGGATCAAGTCGCCATGAATAGTAAACAAACCCAACATGAACGTATCTTAGTTGTGTTTCCCCATCCTGACGACGAAGCGTTCGTTGCAGCAGGGACGTTGGCTATGTACATAGAAGGTGGTGCGCAAGTCACCTATGCTTGTCTGACGCTAGGAGAGATGGGGCGCAATATGGGCATCCCTCCGTTCGCCAACCGTGTCTCCTTGCCGGCGATCCGCAAGGAGGAGCTGGCAGCGTCCTGCCTTGCAATTGGCATCCAGGACTTAAGGATGCTCGGCTTCCATGATAAAATGATTGAATTCGAAGACCAGCAACGGCTAGACTCTATGATCCTGGGGCTGCTCAAGGAATTGACCCCGTCGCTGGTCATCACCTTCTATCCAAGGTACAGCGTGCATCCCGATCACGACGCCACCGGAGTGGCCGTCGCACGAACGATTGGTCAGCTCACCGTGGCAGAGCGGCCACTTGTGCACTGCATTGCATTCGCCAGCAATCATGAGAAGGTGATTGGAAAAGCAGACGTGACCGTAGACGTGACATCATTCCTTGCGAAGAAAATGGCGTCTATTCGGTCGCACCGTTCGCAATTCCAAGCGGCTGAGCTCGTTGGGAATCGCGAACTGACTGATGAAGAAATACGGAACCGGTTCGGTACAGAACAGTTCTGGACCTACCGGTTCGATTAA
- a CDS encoding LysE family translocator, producing MNIASFLLYCFIVTFTPGPTNIVILSTTHNFGTKKAIKYTYGATVGFGLLLVISAILNTILITVIPKIMIVMQIIGSCYMLYLAVLIYRMDTSNPKGNQTASFMSGFLMQFLNPKVVLFTMTVIPGFVMPHYMGMTPLMICIIVITLIGFLAFITWVLFGAIFKEFLQRHTKTVNVMMALSLAYAAVMIWM from the coding sequence ATGAATATCGCATCATTTTTGCTGTACTGTTTCATTGTTACCTTTACACCAGGACCTACTAATATCGTTATTTTATCCACCACGCATAATTTCGGGACCAAAAAGGCGATAAAATACACGTATGGAGCAACTGTTGGTTTTGGTTTATTACTTGTTATTTCTGCTATATTGAATACTATACTCATAACGGTAATTCCAAAAATAATGATTGTTATGCAAATCATCGGAAGCTGTTACATGTTGTATCTCGCTGTTCTAATTTACAGAATGGATACTTCAAATCCAAAGGGAAACCAAACCGCGAGCTTTATGTCGGGCTTTCTTATGCAGTTTTTAAATCCAAAGGTTGTCCTGTTCACAATGACAGTAATTCCTGGATTTGTTATGCCCCATTATATGGGAATGACTCCGTTAATGATATGTATTATAGTTATAACTCTTATTGGATTCTTAGCATTTATTACGTGGGTGCTTTTCGGAGCAATCTTCAAGGAGTTTTTACAGAGGCATACAAAAACGGTTAATGTAATGATGGCCTTATCCTTAGCTTATGCTGCAGTCATGATATGGATGTAG